Genomic segment of Phycisphaerae bacterium:
AGGGGATGCGCGAAGCCCAGCGATGAACGGGGCAGACTCGATCGAGACGGCTTCCTTAGTTTTCCGGAACGTATCCCGCAGTGCGGTGATTCCGGTCAGAACAGGAAGGCAGCAAGCGCCTGCCTGAAGAAATCCAAAAAGAACGTCAGCAGCACCTGAAGCACATCCGTGATGAATGTCGTCAGATCGGTGTTTGTCATATTGCACTTCGTTTCAATCAACAGAGCGTTTGAGTGGCCACCGTTGGGTTCAATGGCCGATTCTGAGTCACTTTCGCATGAATCGCTACCAATTGCAACATGGCGTTTCAGTTCTGAGCCTGCTCGCCAGACCGTTCCACAAGAAGGGTGGCGGCTCCGACATTCCGAGCCGTGGAATGGGGATGCCGATCACGGATGGCCTGGCGATCTTGAGTGATTTCGGAACATCGCCCAGCAAAGCGCAGGCAGAAGGACAAGATTCAGAATCGTCGATGTGATGAGGCCTCCGAGGATTACGATTGCCATGGGATGTTCGATCTCATGTCCCGGACGTCT
This window contains:
- a CDS encoding efflux RND transporter permease subunit; its protein translation is MSRYVPVLPLVVASRRPGHEIEHPMAIVILGGLITSTILNLVLLPALCWAMFRNHSRSPGHP